In the genome of Candidatus Omnitrophota bacterium, one region contains:
- a CDS encoding deoxyribonuclease IV has product MKRIGLHVSIAGNICESLDRAKSLGCNTMQIFSRNPRGWQATKLAESDVAEFRRLKSNYNIKPVVVHIPYIINLATPDDVLYKKSINAYIEDVKRADLLGAEYFVTHLGSHVGSGEAGGIERFSKALNEIIRSARPETTILLENTAGSGSSIGYRFEHLKRIIESQGRPSNIGVCLDTAHTFESGYDIKTKKGLEATLKEFDRLVGLYLIKVVHFNDSLSPAGSHVDRHQHIGKGNIGSEALGRIINHPGLKNAAFIMETPKESDKDDKKNMAAAKRMCRIK; this is encoded by the coding sequence ATGAAACGTATCGGACTTCATGTCTCTATTGCCGGAAATATCTGCGAGTCGCTCGACCGCGCTAAATCTCTCGGTTGTAATACGATGCAGATATTCAGCCGTAACCCAAGAGGGTGGCAGGCGACAAAGCTCGCAGAGTCCGACGTTGCGGAATTCAGGCGCCTTAAGTCGAATTATAACATTAAACCTGTAGTCGTCCATATACCGTATATAATAAATCTCGCGACTCCCGACGATGTTTTGTATAAGAAGTCTATAAACGCTTATATCGAGGACGTGAAGAGAGCGGACCTGCTCGGTGCCGAATATTTCGTGACGCACCTCGGAAGTCACGTGGGCAGCGGCGAAGCCGGCGGCATCGAGAGGTTTTCCAAAGCGCTTAATGAAATAATAAGATCGGCAAGGCCGGAGACGACAATACTGCTGGAAAATACCGCCGGTTCCGGCTCGTCGATAGGTTACAGGTTCGAGCACTTGAAGCGCATCATCGAAAGCCAGGGTCGGCCTTCGAATATAGGCGTATGCCTCGATACGGCGCATACTTTCGAGTCCGGGTATGATATAAAGACGAAGAAAGGGCTGGAGGCGACCCTTAAAGAATTTGACAGGTTGGTCGGACTCTACCTCATCAAGGTGGTCCATTTTAACGATAGCCTGTCGCCTGCCGGCTCTCATGTCGACAGGCATCAGCATATAGGTAAAGGCAACATAGGTTCCGAGGCTTTGGGAAGGATAATAAACCATCCCGGACTTAAGAATGCGGCGTTCATCATGGAGACGCCGAAGGAATCGGACAAAGACGACAAAAAGAACATGGCAGCGGCTAAAAGGATGTGCAGGATAAAATGA
- a CDS encoding polysaccharide biosynthesis tyrosine autokinase, with amino-acid sequence MDLTHIQNESNLRDYINILRRRMATVALFFITTVLVVTIGSFMMKPVYRAKAALMVDLENPNVLTATGVVEIQSQNYYSYKEYYQSQMGIITSTPIMQKVFDEFGLANTKDYANVKEPLKKFMKTISVQPVRDTRLLDLYVENKDPVLAAKIANRIAEIYVKRNLYYISKTELLNLLKNEYLKLDAKLSEYNKVYKEKHPEMIRLKKEIDEVIDNIEKEKSMSFRHDYSEEEKLLDNFKHALEGLKANNVSVLAPAVTPPVPLRPKKLFNILLSIVVGLFGGVFLAFFFEYMDDTVKEPHEIDKTVKWPFLGSVPKVNQGGKMGELEKDIFVHAQPKDPVAETYRSIRTSIAFSSTEENPLRTIVITSPGPQEGKTMTLCNLGIAIAQNQKKVLLVDADMRNPRLHEVFKKENETGLSTFLSGQAGFSEVVQKTDIENIALVPSGIHPPNPSELLASHKMKTFCDEAMKKFDYVLIDTPPIAILTDAVILSGITDGIIMVLESGKTSKKILPRIHKLLEDAKARIIGIVLNKISIHSENYRYYSYYYSRKPK; translated from the coding sequence ATGGATCTCACTCACATACAGAATGAGTCGAACCTGAGGGACTATATCAATATCCTGCGGCGGAGGATGGCCACGGTCGCGCTCTTCTTCATCACGACGGTGTTGGTCGTTACGATAGGCTCTTTCATGATGAAGCCGGTCTACCGGGCAAAAGCGGCTTTGATGGTAGACTTGGAGAACCCGAACGTGCTTACAGCCACCGGTGTAGTCGAGATACAATCTCAGAATTATTATTCGTACAAGGAATATTACCAGAGCCAGATGGGAATAATAACGTCGACGCCGATAATGCAGAAGGTTTTCGATGAGTTCGGCCTTGCGAATACGAAAGATTACGCGAACGTCAAGGAGCCGTTGAAAAAATTCATGAAGACGATCAGCGTGCAGCCGGTGCGCGATACCAGGCTTCTTGACCTTTATGTCGAAAATAAAGACCCTGTACTTGCCGCTAAGATAGCCAACAGGATAGCCGAGATATATGTAAAAAGGAATCTCTACTACATCTCAAAAACGGAGCTCCTGAACCTTCTTAAGAACGAATACCTGAAGCTTGACGCGAAGCTGTCGGAATATAATAAAGTATATAAAGAAAAGCATCCCGAAATGATCCGGCTGAAGAAAGAGATAGATGAGGTCATCGACAACATTGAGAAAGAAAAGTCGATGTCTTTCAGGCATGATTACAGCGAGGAAGAGAAGCTTCTGGATAATTTTAAGCACGCCCTGGAAGGCTTGAAAGCGAACAACGTCAGCGTTCTCGCGCCTGCCGTAACGCCTCCTGTCCCCCTGCGGCCAAAAAAGTTATTTAATATCCTGCTGTCCATAGTGGTAGGGCTTTTTGGAGGCGTTTTTTTGGCCTTCTTCTTCGAATACATGGACGATACGGTAAAAGAGCCGCACGAGATCGACAAGACTGTTAAATGGCCTTTTCTGGGGAGCGTTCCAAAGGTCAACCAGGGCGGGAAGATGGGCGAGCTTGAAAAAGATATATTTGTCCATGCCCAGCCTAAAGACCCCGTAGCGGAGACATACAGGTCTATCAGGACGAGCATAGCGTTCTCTTCGACCGAAGAGAACCCTTTGAGGACTATAGTTATAACGAGCCCGGGCCCGCAGGAAGGGAAGACTATGACGCTCTGTAACCTCGGCATAGCCATAGCGCAGAACCAGAAGAAGGTCCTTCTCGTAGACGCCGACATGCGCAATCCCAGGCTTCATGAGGTTTTCAAGAAAGAGAACGAGACCGGCCTCAGCACATTTCTGTCGGGACAGGCCGGATTTAGCGAAGTGGTGCAGAAGACGGACATTGAAAATATTGCCTTGGTCCCGAGCGGCATCCATCCTCCGAATCCGTCCGAGCTTCTTGCGAGCCACAAGATGAAGACTTTTTGCGACGAGGCCATGAAAAAGTTTGATTATGTGCTTATAGACACTCCGCCGATAGCGATACTTACCGATGCGGTCATACTTTCAGGCATAACGGACGGCATCATCATGGTCCTGGAGAGCGGGAAGACATCGAAGAAGATACTACCGCGAATACATAAACTTCTCGAAGACGCCAAGGCGAGGATCATCGGCATCGTCCTCAATAAGATCTCTATCCATAGCGAGAACTACCGCTACTATTCCTACTACTATTCAAGAAAACCGAAATAA
- a CDS encoding polysaccharide biosynthesis/export family protein: protein MKIFITILLLAAVFVVPVFAADSAAQGKYKLQPTDILQITVHGQPDLTTKTRIAADGYISFPLIGQVMARGLTVQDLEEKIKELLEKDYLVKAEVLVFIDEYHPRQVSVMGEVNKPGKFDMPDERDMTVLEAVAMAEGFTKDADVNRTRVMRIEDGKRKTLIVKVKDITERGEKEKDVVVQPDDVVFVPESFF from the coding sequence ATGAAGATTTTTATCACAATCCTACTCCTGGCGGCCGTTTTCGTTGTGCCTGTATTTGCCGCAGATTCCGCCGCCCAGGGTAAATATAAATTACAACCCACCGACATCCTTCAAATAACCGTCCACGGCCAGCCCGACCTGACGACCAAGACTAGAATAGCCGCAGACGGCTATATATCATTTCCTTTGATAGGCCAGGTCATGGCCAGGGGTTTGACCGTCCAGGACCTTGAGGAGAAGATAAAGGAGCTGCTTGAAAAAGATTACCTGGTAAAGGCCGAGGTGCTGGTATTCATCGATGAGTATCATCCCAGGCAGGTCTCCGTAATGGGAGAGGTCAATAAGCCGGGCAAGTTCGATATGCCGGATGAGAGGGATATGACGGTCCTTGAGGCGGTGGCCATGGCTGAAGGCTTCACCAAAGACGCGGATGTGAACAGGACCAGGGTCATGCGCATAGAGGATGGGAAGAGGAAGACGCTGATAGTAAAGGTGAAGGATATAACGGAAAGAGGGGAGAAGGAAAAAGACGTAGTAGTGCAGCCTGACGATGTGGTCTTTGTCCCCGAGAGCTTCTTTTAA
- a CDS encoding outer membrane beta-barrel protein: protein MKKRYNIGKSILILAISFALALNVCGMASAQVLQDVKLKNIDLPDREGVKVGNLIVHGAFKASEELDTNIYLTKGKEKFDAITILTPSMGVELPVGDHNFSADYFPSIFMYGRYNNENHVDHLVRGLGEINFTDYKIRVKDVYRDYTDRAADENSRRIGRQENTFRTDLGAQFNKLGFDVGYTNIFNSYSQQDDLVYQSVTYGDKVRMTNIVDAAVSYRIMPKTVLFVEGDLGFIHYMNSSIPPDAYFVNALLGIRGKPTNKIVADIKGGCKYQHFDKSDIFNDKPFFGFTASGGVDFHQTKDDIWSFGIDSSVFESDYSNNNSYHGTIVDLRYVHKFNKKVSISPFGAYQLNLYPSETTEGGVTAKRYDNFFATGCSLRYDVQKWLSAEVKYDYTRRYSRFSTFNYTDNKVTFSGTVGF, encoded by the coding sequence ATGAAAAAGCGATATAATATCGGAAAGTCTATATTGATCTTAGCCATATCTTTTGCATTAGCACTCAATGTATGCGGCATGGCCTCGGCGCAAGTGTTGCAGGATGTGAAACTTAAAAATATCGATCTCCCAGACAGGGAAGGGGTAAAGGTCGGCAACTTAATAGTCCACGGCGCTTTCAAAGCCAGTGAAGAGCTCGATACGAATATATATTTAACCAAGGGGAAGGAAAAATTTGACGCCATAACTATCCTGACGCCTTCGATGGGGGTCGAGCTGCCGGTAGGGGACCACAACTTCAGCGCCGATTATTTTCCCAGTATTTTTATGTACGGCAGGTATAACAATGAAAACCACGTCGACCATCTTGTCAGGGGCCTCGGCGAGATAAATTTTACCGATTACAAGATACGGGTGAAGGATGTCTATAGGGATTACACGGACAGGGCCGCGGATGAAAACTCGAGGCGTATAGGAAGACAGGAGAACACATTCAGGACAGATCTGGGGGCGCAGTTCAACAAGCTCGGTTTCGACGTCGGCTACACCAATATCTTTAACAGCTACAGCCAGCAGGACGACCTCGTCTACCAGTCCGTCACGTATGGCGATAAGGTGAGGATGACCAACATCGTAGACGCCGCGGTAAGCTACCGGATAATGCCCAAGACGGTGTTGTTTGTGGAAGGCGATCTTGGCTTTATACACTACATGAACAGCTCGATCCCTCCGGACGCGTATTTTGTGAACGCGCTTTTGGGCATCAGGGGCAAGCCTACAAACAAGATAGTCGCGGATATAAAAGGCGGATGCAAGTACCAGCATTTCGATAAATCGGATATCTTTAATGATAAGCCTTTCTTTGGTTTCACCGCGAGCGGCGGCGTGGATTTCCATCAGACTAAAGACGACATATGGAGTTTCGGCATAGATTCGAGCGTCTTCGAGTCGGACTATTCCAATAACAATTCTTACCACGGGACGATTGTGGACCTGCGGTATGTCCATAAATTCAATAAAAAAGTTTCCATAAGCCCGTTCGGCGCGTATCAGCTCAATCTCTACCCGTCCGAAACTACCGAAGGCGGCGTTACGGCAAAAAGATACGATAATTTCTTTGCCACCGGATGTTCGCTCAGGTACGATGTCCAGAAATGGCTCTCGGCCGAAGTGAAGTACGACTATACCAGGCGTTATTCAAGGTTCTCCACTTTCAATTATACAGACAACAAGGTCACATTCAGCGGAACCGTAGGATTTTAA
- a CDS encoding FecR domain-containing protein, producing MKIFKTGVFVLAVFLAVFTTGAVAQEMALTVAAIEGQVLVKTGLDTEWADAKAGQALKANDSIKTLEDGKVFLEFPDKSSISLKPGTEILVETIIYEELSRKVGVKLSLGELKMIVNKADGPSEFLVKTPNAICGAHGSIVYMGFNGASTSVFSPDSILQLTNLLNNENFELGMGMPMGIGGNGFTPFGTPPDMSGFLEIPLVAEPYTPGDENAPGTVDIAPPDAINDSAASQT from the coding sequence ATGAAGATATTCAAGACGGGTGTATTTGTCCTGGCGGTGTTTTTAGCGGTATTTACCACAGGGGCGGTTGCACAGGAAATGGCATTAACGGTAGCGGCTATCGAGGGGCAGGTCCTTGTTAAAACCGGACTTGATACTGAATGGGCAGATGCAAAAGCGGGCCAGGCCCTTAAGGCTAACGATTCAATAAAGACGCTTGAAGACGGCAAGGTCTTCCTGGAATTTCCCGATAAGAGCAGCATATCCTTGAAGCCCGGTACGGAGATTCTTGTAGAGACCATCATATATGAGGAGCTTTCTAGGAAAGTCGGAGTAAAATTGAGCCTTGGCGAGCTGAAAATGATCGTGAATAAAGCTGATGGCCCGTCGGAATTTCTTGTAAAAACGCCGAACGCTATTTGCGGAGCGCACGGTTCGATCGTCTATATGGGTTTTAACGGCGCCTCAACGTCGGTTTTTTCGCCTGATAGCATCCTGCAACTGACAAATCTGCTTAATAATGAAAATTTTGAGCTTGGGATGGGGATGCCTATGGGCATAGGCGGGAACGGTTTTACCCCGTTCGGAACGCCGCCTGACATGTCGGGTTTTCTAGAGATACCCCTGGTTGCGGAACCATATACTCCTGGAGATGAAAATGCACCGGGGACGGTAGATATAGCTCCGCCGGATGCTATAAACGATAGCGCGGCCAGCCAGACGTAA
- a CDS encoding HAMP domain-containing protein: MDNKFANRRRNYYIDKKFQTNFIIKFCSLVALGAAISGYIIYSMSRATVTTTFINSRLTIKSTADYLLPAVFLSSAVVIVLIGLATIAVTLLTSHKIAGPLYRLEKDIDEITAGNLNIRFNLRKGDEIKALASSLERMSANLRDRIVRIRKVSIELESEINSCCKEAPEGLRSKLEEMKKEIAKFNV; encoded by the coding sequence ATGGACAATAAATTCGCGAATAGAAGAAGGAACTATTATATAGACAAGAAGTTCCAGACGAATTTTATAATCAAGTTCTGCTCTTTGGTAGCGCTGGGGGCGGCGATATCCGGGTATATAATCTACTCGATGTCCAGGGCGACGGTGACCACGACATTCATAAATTCGCGCCTTACCATAAAAAGTACCGCCGATTATCTGTTGCCGGCGGTATTTTTGTCCAGCGCGGTGGTCATAGTGCTGATAGGGCTTGCGACCATCGCGGTGACCTTGCTTACTTCTCATAAGATAGCCGGCCCTTTATACAGGTTGGAGAAAGACATCGATGAGATAACCGCGGGCAATCTTAATATCAGGTTCAATCTTCGTAAGGGCGACGAGATAAAGGCCCTTGCGTCCTCGCTCGAAAGGATGAGCGCGAATCTGAGGGATCGCATAGTCAGGATCAGGAAGGTTTCGATAGAGCTTGAATCGGAGATAAATTCCTGTTGTAAAGAAGCCCCTGAAGGCCTGAGATCAAAGCTTGAAGAAATGAAGAAAGAGATCGCAAAATTCAATGTCTAA
- a CDS encoding sugar transferase → MLREKEEVIRRAMIIFDIFIVAFVFFISFFLRQYFHVLYKFDLIPFVRVFADASDLSISDYLIVLFFVIPIWSFSLYANGMYKSLRTKKLTEVLFIILKSVFLTAIIFGAAAFLLKLRFVSRGFFAIFLALSSMAVIAEKVAIFSIMRYVRKQGYNFRRLLIVGTGKRALQFMGKINNHPEWGFKIVGVIEYEESHMGKAVDGSKVIGMLDDIPKILSGRTIDEVVFVIPRSKLTAIENSLYVCETQGVKTTIAIDLFDLKIAKARQTELDGVPLISFETTIAQEWELFIKRAIDIIVSGLGIIALSPILVITALLIKLTSPGPVFYLQKRVGLNGRRFILYKFRSMQKGAHERLSELVEKNEMKGPVFKMKNDPRVTALGKLLRKFSIDELPQLFNVFVGEMSLVGPRPPIPKEVSQYEPWQRRRLSMRPGITCIWQISGRNKIGFEEWMRLDLQYIDNWSLGLDFKILFKTVPVVLFGIGAS, encoded by the coding sequence ATGCTGCGTGAGAAAGAGGAAGTAATTCGAAGGGCGATGATAATATTTGACATATTCATCGTAGCGTTCGTATTTTTCATCTCTTTCTTCCTTCGCCAGTATTTCCACGTCTTGTATAAATTCGATTTGATACCTTTCGTCAGGGTATTTGCCGACGCAAGCGACCTATCCATAAGCGATTATCTGATAGTCCTTTTTTTCGTGATTCCGATATGGAGCTTTTCGCTTTACGCGAACGGAATGTATAAGAGCCTGCGCACCAAGAAGCTTACTGAAGTCCTATTCATCATACTTAAATCCGTCTTTCTTACCGCTATAATATTCGGCGCGGCGGCCTTCTTGCTTAAATTGAGGTTCGTAAGCCGCGGCTTCTTTGCCATATTTCTGGCATTAAGCTCGATGGCCGTGATCGCCGAGAAGGTGGCGATCTTTTCGATAATGCGCTATGTGAGAAAACAGGGTTATAATTTCAGGAGGCTTCTTATCGTCGGGACCGGAAAACGCGCCCTGCAATTCATGGGCAAGATCAATAATCACCCGGAGTGGGGCTTTAAGATAGTAGGCGTCATCGAATATGAAGAGTCCCACATGGGCAAGGCAGTGGACGGCAGCAAGGTAATAGGTATGCTCGACGATATACCAAAGATACTTAGCGGCCGCACTATAGACGAGGTTGTATTTGTGATCCCGAGATCCAAGCTTACCGCTATAGAGAATTCGCTGTATGTTTGCGAGACTCAAGGCGTCAAGACGACGATCGCCATAGACCTGTTTGACCTGAAGATAGCCAAGGCGCGCCAGACCGAGCTGGACGGCGTTCCCTTGATATCTTTTGAGACCACGATAGCGCAGGAATGGGAGTTATTTATCAAGAGGGCCATTGATATCATCGTGTCGGGTTTGGGCATTATAGCGCTTAGCCCGATCCTGGTAATAACGGCGTTATTGATAAAATTGACGTCTCCCGGGCCGGTGTTTTATTTACAGAAGAGAGTCGGTTTGAACGGAAGGCGTTTTATACTTTACAAGTTCCGGTCGATGCAGAAGGGCGCGCACGAGCGGCTCTCGGAACTGGTGGAGAAGAACGAGATGAAGGGGCCGGTCTTCAAGATGAAGAACGATCCGCGCGTCACGGCGCTCGGTAAGCTCCTAAGGAAATTCAGCATAGATGAGCTTCCTCAACTCTTCAACGTCTTCGTAGGCGAGATGAGCCTCGTCGGGCCCCGTCCGCCGATCCCTAAAGAGGTGTCGCAATATGAGCCGTGGCAGCGCAGGCGCCTGTCGATGAGGCCCGGCATAACATGCATCTGGCAGATAAGCGGAAGGAATAAGATAGGTTTTGAGGAATGGATGAGGCTCGACCTGCAGTATATCGACAATTGGTCGCTGGGACTTGACTTCAAAATATTATTTAAGACGGTACCGGTCGTGCTCTTCGGCATAGGCGCGTCCTGA
- a CDS encoding O-antigen ligase family protein, which produces MVKKYRVYKKLLWILLAAILIFSPIARGASVRLWAMTPILLVELIIIFLWLFKVVNVSPNPAKPKLTTYNLRLTTNSIDLPILLLTVLAAISFVFSIYKHDSFYALLRLLGYIGVYYVIINEFDGQMVKRLIYLIISMGGCLSLYGLFQYFGTLPHSWWIPQDFLASTYVNHNHFAGYLELAMPVAIAELFNQMSRLKGDVRVAKDHRVFLVTALIFMASAFILAQSRGAWLSMGVSLIVMMLVIRKRRTINIKSILIFILVLMIIFSFVYLGRETISDRLKLAYAPYGADLFDGTRLKIWKGSVDMIIHNPAIGTGIGTFIWGFPRFRPEGLVALANAAHNDYLQMAAEMGLLAPFLMLWIFVVIIKTGFTKEARNSLRSVGCAAGVLSLALHGLIDFNFHIPANMLLFTVYAAIIMKK; this is translated from the coding sequence ATGGTAAAAAAGTATAGGGTGTATAAAAAGCTTTTGTGGATACTGCTGGCGGCGATACTCATATTTTCGCCGATAGCCAGAGGCGCATCTGTCCGGCTATGGGCGATGACGCCGATCCTGCTCGTCGAGCTTATCATCATATTTCTGTGGCTTTTTAAGGTTGTCAATGTCTCCCCGAACCCTGCAAAACCCAAACTTACAACTTACAACTTACGACTTACAACTAATTCCATCGATCTGCCCATCCTGCTCTTAACGGTCCTGGCCGCCATATCATTCGTCTTCTCCATATACAAACATGACAGTTTTTACGCCCTCTTGAGGCTTTTAGGATACATAGGGGTGTATTACGTGATCATCAATGAATTTGACGGACAAATGGTTAAACGCCTGATATATCTCATCATATCCATGGGCGGGTGTCTTTCGCTATACGGACTTTTTCAATATTTCGGAACGCTGCCCCATTCATGGTGGATTCCGCAGGATTTTCTCGCATCAACTTATGTAAATCATAACCACTTTGCCGGCTACCTGGAACTCGCTATGCCGGTCGCTATAGCCGAGTTATTCAACCAGATGTCTCGGTTGAAAGGGGATGTCCGCGTGGCGAAGGACCATAGAGTATTTCTGGTGACAGCATTGATATTTATGGCCTCCGCTTTTATATTGGCCCAATCGCGCGGCGCATGGCTTAGTATGGGCGTATCATTGATCGTCATGATGCTCGTCATAAGGAAGAGAAGGACAATAAATATTAAGAGCATACTTATATTTATTCTCGTCCTGATGATAATATTCTCATTCGTATATTTAGGCAGAGAGACGATATCGGACAGGCTAAAACTTGCTTATGCGCCTTACGGCGCCGACCTCTTTGACGGAACGCGCCTAAAGATATGGAAAGGCAGCGTTGACATGATAATTCATAATCCGGCGATAGGTACCGGAATAGGGACGTTCATCTGGGGATTCCCGCGTTTCCGGCCCGAGGGCCTCGTTGCCCTGGCAAATGCCGCGCATAACGACTATCTGCAGATGGCCGCGGAGATGGGCCTGCTGGCGCCTTTTCTAATGCTCTGGATCTTTGTCGTGATCATAAAGACGGGATTTACTAAAGAAGCACGTAATAGTCTTCGCTCCGTCGGATGCGCCGCAGGCGTATTGAGCCTGGCGCTTCACGGCCTGATTGATTTTAATTTCCACATACCCGCAAATATGCTATTATTTACCGTGTATGCGGCTATTATCATGAAGAAATAA
- a CDS encoding carbohydrate-binding domain-containing protein, protein MQTAIRLDPFNAEYPAGLGDILTEQGKGQVTSEAVFDTASMLYRKAAALNPSNAEYWIRLGTIELYSGAGKPESGKIDGRRKTMEYFKEAFRKDPSGVYTSYMIGYAAISIWKLLDAEERKFILERLRYVILMYPSRSGYIYSKLWNHTEDFKVFQTITPENLVSDQNLYAFIVNNNLWQFRKEVIAKLNYYKHLEEPVVFEKERRNELKRIQDIKRSFMKQTESIDISYAISKEEWRGKAYDEKTEIVNGVMYWNGTVYVPLKMKPGCAVITINARRFLMTKLADSNHQRFYPYIIVRVDDEEIGEMFIKKEEWNKYTFSAKTDGGIRVLSVSFVNDEYYNPVNFEERNIEIGDVSITYAE, encoded by the coding sequence ATGCAGACTGCCATCAGGCTTGACCCGTTCAATGCCGAATATCCTGCCGGGCTGGGCGATATACTGACGGAGCAGGGCAAGGGGCAAGTCACTTCGGAGGCCGTTTTTGATACGGCTTCGATGCTATATAGGAAGGCGGCAGCGCTTAATCCGTCGAATGCCGAATACTGGATTAGGCTTGGAACCATAGAATTGTATTCCGGCGCCGGAAAGCCGGAATCCGGAAAAATAGACGGACGCAGGAAAACGATGGAATATTTTAAAGAGGCTTTCCGGAAAGATCCATCCGGTGTATATACTTCATATATGATAGGGTATGCGGCCATTTCTATATGGAAGTTGTTGGATGCCGAAGAAAGAAAATTTATTCTGGAAAGACTGCGGTATGTCATATTGATGTATCCCAGCAGATCCGGATATATATACTCGAAACTATGGAATCATACAGAAGATTTCAAGGTGTTTCAGACGATAACGCCTGAGAATCTAGTATCGGATCAAAACCTATACGCTTTTATCGTAAACAATAATCTTTGGCAATTCCGCAAAGAAGTCATTGCCAAATTGAATTATTACAAACATCTGGAAGAGCCGGTTGTGTTCGAGAAAGAAAGAAGGAATGAATTAAAGCGGATACAAGATATCAAGAGATCGTTTATGAAACAGACGGAATCAATAGATATTTCATACGCTATTTCTAAAGAAGAGTGGCGCGGCAAGGCATATGATGAAAAAACCGAAATTGTAAATGGGGTTATGTATTGGAATGGTACAGTATACGTTCCCCTTAAGATGAAGCCCGGTTGTGCGGTTATAACAATAAACGCCAGAAGATTTCTTATGACAAAGTTGGCGGATTCTAACCACCAAAGATTTTATCCATATATAATAGTGAGAGTAGATGATGAAGAAATTGGGGAAATGTTTATTAAAAAAGAAGAATGGAATAAATACACCTTTTCCGCAAAAACAGATGGGGGTATAAGAGTGCTTAGTGTTTCTTTCGTTAACGATGAATATTATAATCCAGTTAATTTTGAAGAGCGAAATATAGAGATTGGAGATGTTAGCATAACATATGCTGAATAA
- a CDS encoding class I SAM-dependent methyltransferase, with protein sequence MTYEIKNEIPLLYTINTDKSHLIEEENLARMMTFGFNKKEEFSRTQWKNSKVEFWNMVRQNIGPAPKAIVNIGCGYDTNFTDFENKGYFFVNFDMVYSMLHYLKTNSAAKNCVAGDILFLPFKKNAFDYVVCVDVVHHESNKLEYLLKSIRGLLKPGGILFLEDPNAWGMFQFIKSILLPRSLYSSLRTIYHRLKRSDHRPADYEFPTNVWEVKKILRDIGFGNIKVYPNDSYPSVGRLNYKIYKLFKKNDWIKTYHNYHYMISAVNLE encoded by the coding sequence ATGACGTACGAAATCAAGAATGAAATCCCTCTTTTATATACTATAAATACCGACAAATCGCACTTGATAGAAGAAGAGAACCTTGCGCGTATGATGACGTTCGGTTTTAATAAAAAAGAAGAGTTTTCAAGAACGCAGTGGAAAAATTCTAAGGTGGAATTCTGGAATATGGTAAGACAAAATATCGGGCCAGCACCTAAGGCTATTGTTAATATAGGATGCGGTTATGATACAAATTTTACTGATTTTGAAAATAAGGGGTATTTTTTTGTTAATTTCGATATGGTTTACAGCATGCTTCACTATCTAAAAACAAATTCCGCCGCAAAGAACTGCGTAGCCGGGGATATTTTATTTTTGCCTTTCAAAAAAAATGCTTTTGATTATGTTGTATGCGTAGACGTTGTGCACCACGAGAGTAATAAATTAGAATATTTACTGAAATCTATTCGTGGCCTGCTGAAGCCGGGAGGGATTCTATTCCTGGAGGATCCCAACGCGTGGGGCATGTTCCAATTTATTAAATCCATACTCCTTCCCAGGTCTCTATATAGTTCATTGCGCACCATTTATCATAGATTAAAACGATCTGACCATAGGCCGGCAGATTATGAGTTTCCGACAAATGTCTGGGAAGTTAAAAAAATTCTACGGGATATTGGATTCGGCAATATTAAAGTTTATCCAAATGATTCGTATCCTTCCGTTGGTCGACTCAATTATAAGATATATAAATTATTTAAAAAAAATGATTGGATAAAGACGTACCACAATTATCATTATATGATTAGTGCGGTAAATCTGGAATAA